From a single Sphingosinicellaceae bacterium genomic region:
- a CDS encoding pirin family protein, protein MIEVRPFTGLGGADHGWLNAKHHFSFASFHDPKRMNWGSLRVWNDDTIAPKTGFPPHPHRDMEIITYVREGAITHKDNLGNEGRTEAGDVQVMSAGTGITHSEYNQEDVTTKIFQIWIQPSRTGEKPAWGAKPFPKGERSGQFVVLASGFDNDNDALPIRTDARVVGASLKAGESAEYPLGATRRGYLVPATGAVTIDGQRIGARDGAAITGVETLRVTALEDSEIVLVDAA, encoded by the coding sequence ATGATCGAAGTTCGTCCCTTCACCGGCCTCGGCGGCGCGGACCATGGCTGGCTCAACGCCAAGCACCACTTCAGCTTTGCCAGCTTCCACGACCCCAAGCGCATGAACTGGGGCTCGCTGCGCGTCTGGAACGACGACACCATCGCCCCGAAGACCGGCTTCCCGCCCCACCCGCACCGCGACATGGAGATCATCACCTACGTCCGCGAGGGTGCCATCACCCACAAGGACAACCTCGGTAACGAGGGCCGCACCGAAGCGGGCGACGTCCAGGTCATGTCGGCGGGCACCGGGATCACCCACTCCGAGTACAACCAGGAGGACGTGACCACGAAGATCTTCCAGATCTGGATCCAGCCAAGCCGCACCGGCGAGAAGCCGGCGTGGGGTGCCAAGCCCTTCCCCAAGGGCGAGCGCTCGGGCCAGTTCGTGGTGCTGGCCAGCGGCTTCGACAACGACAACGACGCGCTGCCGATCCGCACCGACGCCCGCGTCGTCGGTGCCAGCCTGAAGGCGGGCGAGAGCGCCGAGTATCCGCTCGGTGCGACCCGCCGCGGCTATCTGGTGCCCGCCACCGGCGCGGTGACGATCGACGGCCAGCGCATCGGTGCCCGTGACGGTGCGGCGATTACTGGCGTCGAGACGCTCCGTGTCACCGCACTCGAGGACAGCGAAATCGTCCTCGTCGACGCCGCCTGA
- a CDS encoding YceI family protein gives MKTIAISILALTVASPLLAQATKDTATVQAGSYKTDPNHALVQFEVNHLGFTQFFGTFPAATGTLSLDPKNIGASKLDVSVPVERVSTTNAKLDDELRSADWFDAAKYPTIRFVSTKVTRTGPTTAKIAGTLTLHGVSKPFVLDASFIGAGPNPLSKAYTVGFKATGQIKRTEFGVSKYAPLVSDEVTITIAAPFEKAN, from the coding sequence ATGAAGACTATCGCTATCTCGATCCTCGCCCTCACCGTCGCCAGCCCGCTGCTGGCGCAGGCGACCAAGGACACTGCCACCGTCCAGGCCGGCAGCTACAAGACCGATCCGAACCACGCCCTGGTGCAATTCGAGGTCAACCACCTCGGCTTCACGCAGTTCTTCGGCACCTTCCCCGCCGCGACCGGCACGCTGAGCCTCGATCCGAAGAACATCGGCGCGTCGAAGCTCGACGTCTCGGTGCCGGTCGAGCGGGTCTCGACGACCAACGCCAAGCTCGACGACGAGCTACGCAGTGCCGACTGGTTCGACGCAGCGAAGTATCCGACGATCCGCTTCGTCTCGACCAAGGTCACCCGCACCGGCCCGACGACCGCGAAGATCGCCGGCACGCTGACCCTGCACGGTGTCAGCAAGCCGTTCGTGCTCGACGCCAGCTTCATCGGCGCCGGCCCCAACCCGCTGTCGAAGGCCTATACCGTCGGCTTCAAGGCGACCGGGCAGATCAAGCGCACGGAGTTCGGCGTCAGCAAGTACGCGCCGCTGGTCAGCGACGAGGTCACGATCACCATCGCGGCCCCGTTCGAAAAGGCCAATTAG
- a CDS encoding TraB/GumN family protein: MNPLTRFLPSWRAVAAALALFGSAPALAVPAMWRVHSGATEIILFGTLHELPPGVPWFNRRVTDRVDAADALVLEAVVPDDPSVVSGLISRLGYSPKEPKLDTRVAPSKRGKLDAAVAATTLSMDSLDLMETWLAAIVVGDATLANLGLTAANGVEATLTAKFRAAGKPITPLETLQQQFGYFDTLPEADQRALLDATVDDIATAKADTDKLVAAWLAGDTETIAAAFKGDALGATPVVAKALMTDRNARWADWIKARLRVPGKLFVAVGAAHLAGPNSVLAMLKARGITAERLP, translated from the coding sequence ATGAACCCCCTCACCCGCTTCCTGCCGTCCTGGCGCGCGGTTGCCGCCGCGCTCGCGCTGTTCGGCTCCGCCCCCGCCCTCGCGGTGCCCGCGATGTGGCGTGTCCACAGTGGCGCAACCGAGATCATCCTGTTCGGCACCCTCCACGAGCTGCCGCCGGGCGTCCCGTGGTTCAACCGCCGCGTCACCGACCGCGTCGACGCCGCCGATGCGCTGGTGCTCGAGGCCGTGGTTCCCGACGACCCGAGCGTCGTCAGCGGGCTGATCTCCAGGCTCGGCTACTCGCCCAAGGAGCCGAAGCTCGACACACGGGTCGCGCCGTCGAAGCGCGGCAAGCTCGACGCCGCGGTCGCCGCGACGACGCTTTCGATGGACTCGCTCGACCTCATGGAGACGTGGCTGGCGGCGATCGTCGTCGGCGACGCGACATTGGCCAACCTCGGTCTAACAGCGGCCAACGGCGTCGAGGCGACACTGACCGCGAAATTCCGCGCCGCCGGCAAGCCGATCACGCCGCTCGAGACGCTGCAGCAGCAGTTCGGCTATTTCGACACCCTGCCCGAGGCCGACCAGCGCGCCCTGCTCGATGCGACCGTCGACGACATCGCCACCGCCAAGGCCGACACCGACAAGCTGGTGGCCGCGTGGCTGGCGGGCGACACCGAGACCATCGCCGCCGCCTTCAAGGGCGATGCACTTGGCGCGACTCCCGTCGTCGCAAAGGCCCTGATGACCGACCGCAACGCCCGCTGGGCCGACTGGATCAAGGCGCGGCTGCGGGTGCCCGGCAAGCTGTTCGTCGCGGTCGGCGCGGCGCACCTCGCGGGTCCGAATTCGGTGCTGGCGATGCTCAAGGCGCGCGGCATAACCGCCGAGCGGCTGCCCTGA
- a CDS encoding queuosine precursor transporter, whose amino-acid sequence MTAPTIKAVDADTLHGRQLRYYDFLMAAFVAILLCSNLIGAAKQATFHLPVLGDVIFGAGILFFPLGYVLGDVMTEVYGYARARRVVWVGFAASIFAAAMAWVVVAMPPAPGWPDQAAYQTAFGNTPRIFAASIAAFWAGEFANSFVLARMKVLTSGRWLWTRTIGSTVVGEGVDSMIFYPLAFLGVWKTALVVQVMITNYLLKVLWEVVLTPVTYRIVAAFKRAEGIDVFDRGTDFSPFRTRV is encoded by the coding sequence ATGACGGCACCGACGATCAAGGCGGTCGACGCAGACACGCTCCACGGCCGCCAGCTGCGCTACTACGACTTCCTGATGGCGGCGTTCGTCGCGATCCTGCTGTGCTCCAACCTGATCGGCGCGGCAAAGCAGGCGACATTCCACCTCCCCGTCCTCGGCGACGTGATCTTCGGCGCCGGCATCCTGTTCTTTCCGCTCGGCTATGTGCTCGGCGACGTGATGACCGAGGTCTACGGCTATGCCCGCGCGCGCCGCGTCGTCTGGGTCGGTTTCGCGGCGTCGATCTTCGCGGCCGCGATGGCGTGGGTCGTGGTCGCGATGCCGCCCGCCCCGGGCTGGCCCGACCAGGCCGCCTACCAGACCGCGTTCGGCAACACGCCGCGCATCTTCGCCGCCTCGATCGCGGCGTTCTGGGCGGGGGAGTTCGCCAACTCGTTCGTACTGGCGCGCATGAAAGTGCTGACCAGCGGCCGCTGGCTATGGACCCGGACGATCGGCTCCACGGTCGTCGGCGAGGGCGTTGACAGTATGATCTTCTACCCGCTCGCGTTCCTTGGCGTGTGGAAGACCGCCCTCGTCGTTCAGGTGATGATCACCAACTATCTGCTCAAGGTGCTGTGGGAGGTCGTGCTGACGCCGGTCACCTACCGCATCGTCGCCGCCTTCAAGCGTGCCGAGGGCATCGACGTATTCGACCGCGGCACCGATTTCAGTCCGTTCAGAACGAGGGTTTGA
- a CDS encoding DUF4337 domain-containing protein, producing the protein METDLPIEAEDKRLNRGVAATVVLFSVFLGLCNIKDGNINQNMQQAKADAVDTWGEYQASRTKLHLSEGEADQLAVLGPLAKDGAAVARQEAVLAARIAKYKTEGPALQAKAKGFEARYDELNYHDDQFDATDALVSIAVSVAAVSALVESWLVLGVAWAFGVGGLVFGIAGFAGWAIHPDILSRFLG; encoded by the coding sequence ATGGAGACCGACCTGCCGATCGAAGCCGAGGACAAGCGCCTCAATCGCGGCGTCGCAGCGACCGTGGTGCTGTTCTCGGTGTTCCTCGGCCTGTGCAACATCAAGGACGGCAACATCAACCAGAACATGCAGCAGGCGAAGGCCGATGCGGTCGACACCTGGGGCGAGTATCAGGCCTCGCGCACCAAGCTCCACCTCAGCGAGGGCGAGGCCGACCAATTGGCGGTGCTCGGCCCGCTGGCCAAGGACGGCGCGGCAGTGGCGCGGCAGGAGGCCGTGCTGGCGGCGCGCATCGCCAAGTACAAGACCGAAGGCCCGGCACTGCAGGCCAAGGCCAAGGGCTTCGAAGCTCGGTACGACGAACTGAACTATCACGACGATCAGTTCGACGCGACCGATGCGCTGGTGTCGATCGCGGTGTCGGTGGCGGCGGTGTCGGCGCTGGTCGAAAGCTGGTTGGTGCTGGGCGTGGCGTGGGCGTTCGGCGTCGGCGGGCTGGTGTTCGGGATTGCGGGATTTGCAGGATGGGCGATCCACCCGGATATCCTGTCGCGGTTCCTGGGTTAG
- the purQ gene encoding phosphoribosylformylglycinamidine synthase subunit PurQ, with product MKTAVVVFPGSNCDRDLAVALHETTGTAPTMVWHRDTELPDGLDLIALPGGFSYGDYLRSGAMSARSPVMRAVIAAASRGVAVLGVCNGFQVLTEAGLLPGALMRNAGLDFVCRDVVLEVANSQTSFTSKYDAGEQLRIPVAHHDGNYTADADVLDRLEGEGRVVFRYAEEVNGSARRIAGIVNDQGNVLGLMPHPERMIEGAHGGTDGRRLFDGLVAALG from the coding sequence ATGAAGACCGCCGTCGTTGTCTTCCCCGGATCGAACTGCGACCGTGACCTCGCCGTCGCGCTGCACGAAACCACCGGCACCGCGCCGACGATGGTCTGGCACCGCGACACCGAACTTCCCGATGGCCTCGACCTGATTGCGCTGCCGGGCGGTTTTTCCTACGGCGACTATTTGCGCTCAGGCGCGATGTCGGCGCGCTCGCCGGTGATGCGCGCGGTCATCGCGGCGGCGTCGCGCGGCGTCGCGGTGCTCGGCGTCTGCAACGGCTTCCAGGTGCTGACCGAGGCGGGGCTGCTGCCGGGCGCGCTGATGCGCAACGCCGGCCTCGATTTCGTCTGCCGCGACGTCGTGCTCGAGGTCGCCAACAGCCAGACCAGCTTCACCTCGAAATACGATGCGGGCGAGCAGTTGCGCATCCCCGTCGCCCACCACGACGGCAATTACACCGCCGATGCCGACGTCCTCGACCGCCTCGAGGGCGAGGGCCGGGTGGTGTTCCGCTATGCCGAGGAGGTCAACGGCAGCGCCCGGCGCATCGCCGGCATCGTCAACGACCAGGGCAACGTTCTCGGCCTGATGCCCCACCCCGAGCGCATGATCGAAGGCGCGCATGGCGGGACGGACGGGCGGCGATTGTTCGACGGGCTGGTCGCGGCGTTGGGGTAG
- the purS gene encoding phosphoribosylformylglycinamidine synthase subunit PurS, which produces MKARVTVTLKPGVLDPQGRAIHHALEGLGFDGVTGVRQGKVIELDLADGTSVATIEDMARKLLANTVIESFRVETL; this is translated from the coding sequence ATGAAGGCCCGAGTCACCGTCACCCTGAAGCCCGGCGTCCTCGACCCGCAGGGCCGCGCCATCCACCACGCGCTGGAGGGACTGGGGTTCGACGGCGTTACCGGAGTCCGCCAGGGCAAGGTTATCGAGCTCGACCTCGCCGACGGCACCAGCGTCGCGACGATCGAGGACATGGCGCGCAAATTGCTCGCCAACACCGTGATCGAAAGCTTCCGCGTCGAGACTTTGTGA
- a CDS encoding phosphatase PAP2 family protein yields the protein MKSLLLALIVAGPVASQTVAPPLPPAPYLKAGAVDVTQIIQPAPVVHEPRYDADRKIFKQTRKAIGTARYALATSDVDYTVPAMARDFSCAAGVVLTRETAPRLTLLIVRAGRDTARVSGTGKDFFKRLRPYQIDRGQTCQAPEELVGSFDYPSGHSTWGWTWGTILAELMPERASAIEARARAYGESRVICGVHNASAVEAGRATATGTLSVVRASLDYQSDFAAARAELAALRAAGQAPDAAGCATEAALIAQHAY from the coding sequence ATGAAAAGCCTCCTGCTCGCGTTGATCGTCGCCGGCCCGGTCGCCTCGCAGACCGTCGCCCCGCCGTTGCCGCCGGCACCCTATCTGAAGGCAGGGGCGGTCGACGTCACGCAGATCATCCAGCCTGCGCCTGTCGTCCACGAGCCGCGCTACGATGCCGACCGCAAGATCTTCAAGCAGACCCGCAAGGCGATCGGCACGGCGCGCTATGCTCTGGCGACCAGCGACGTCGACTATACCGTGCCGGCGATGGCGCGCGACTTCAGCTGCGCCGCGGGCGTCGTCCTGACCCGCGAGACCGCGCCGCGCCTGACCCTGCTGATCGTCCGCGCCGGTCGCGATACGGCGCGCGTCTCCGGGACCGGCAAGGACTTCTTCAAGCGTCTGCGACCCTACCAGATCGACCGCGGCCAGACCTGCCAGGCGCCTGAGGAACTGGTCGGCAGCTTCGACTATCCGTCGGGCCACTCGACCTGGGGCTGGACCTGGGGGACGATCCTGGCGGAGCTGATGCCCGAACGTGCCAGTGCCATCGAGGCCCGTGCGCGGGCCTATGGTGAGAGCCGGGTGATCTGCGGCGTCCACAACGCCAGCGCGGTCGAGGCCGGGCGCGCGACCGCGACCGGCACCCTCAGCGTCGTGCGCGCCTCGCTCGACTACCAGTCCGATTTCGCCGCCGCCCGCGCCGAGCTTGCCGCCCTGCGCGCTGCCGGTCAGGCCCCCGATGCAGCGGGGTGCGCGACCGAAGCTGCGCTGATCGCTCAGCACGCCTATTGA
- a CDS encoding phosphoribosylaminoimidazolesuccinocarboxamide synthase, with amino-acid sequence MTRRRQIYEGKAKILYEGPEPGTLIQYFKDDATAFNAQKKGTISGKGVLNNRISEHIFTMLGTIGIPTHFVRRLNMREQLVRQVEIVPVEVVVRNVVAGSLAKRLGMEEGTPLPRTILEYYYKDDALGDPMITEEHISAFGWATQEEMHDIADLAVRINDFMAGMFAGVGIRLVDFKLEFGRLFEGDYSRIILADEISPDGCRLWDMKTNEKMDKDRFRHDLGGEVEAYQEVARRLGLLPEGVVGAVLDLDEHRKSRGK; translated from the coding sequence ATGACCCGCCGCCGCCAGATCTACGAGGGCAAGGCCAAGATCCTCTACGAGGGTCCCGAGCCCGGCACTTTGATCCAGTATTTCAAGGACGATGCCACTGCGTTCAATGCCCAGAAGAAGGGCACGATCAGCGGCAAGGGCGTCCTCAACAACCGCATCTCCGAGCACATTTTCACGATGCTCGGCACCATTGGCATCCCGACCCACTTCGTGCGCCGTCTCAACATGCGCGAGCAACTCGTTCGCCAGGTTGAGATCGTGCCCGTCGAGGTCGTTGTTCGCAACGTTGTCGCCGGCAGCCTGGCGAAGCGCCTCGGCATGGAGGAGGGCACCCCGCTGCCCCGCACCATCCTCGAATATTACTACAAGGACGACGCGCTCGGCGACCCGATGATCACCGAGGAGCACATCTCGGCGTTCGGCTGGGCGACGCAGGAGGAGATGCACGACATCGCCGACCTCGCGGTCCGCATCAACGACTTCATGGCGGGCATGTTCGCTGGCGTCGGCATCCGGCTGGTGGACTTCAAGCTCGAGTTCGGCCGCCTGTTCGAGGGCGACTACAGCCGCATCATCCTGGCCGACGAGATCAGCCCAGACGGCTGCCGCCTGTGGGACATGAAGACCAACGAGAAGATGGACAAGGACCGCTTCCGCCACGACCTCGGCGGCGAAGTCGAGGCTTACCAGGAGGTTGCGCGTCGTCTCGGTCTGCTTCCCGAAGGTGTCGTCGGGGCTGTTCTCGACCTCGACGAGCATCGCAAGTCGCGCGGGAAGTAG
- a CDS encoding DUF1476 domain-containing protein codes for MTSFDNREKAFEDMYAHDADLRFKVLARRDKLVGLWAAGQLGKGEADAAEYAKTIVAADLIHPGDEDVIAKLQADLGSLATDAEIRAQLQTAFIEAERQYREAV; via the coding sequence ATGACTAGCTTCGACAACCGCGAAAAAGCCTTCGAGGACATGTACGCCCATGATGCGGACTTGCGCTTCAAGGTGCTGGCACGGCGCGATAAACTGGTCGGCCTGTGGGCTGCCGGGCAGCTTGGCAAAGGCGAGGCAGACGCGGCCGAGTATGCCAAGACGATCGTCGCCGCCGACCTGATCCACCCCGGCGACGAGGACGTCATCGCCAAGTTGCAGGCCGATCTCGGCAGCCTCGCCACCGACGCCGAGATTCGCGCCCAGCTCCAGACTGCTTTCATCGAGGCCGAGCGCCAGTATCGGGAAGCGGTCTGA
- a CDS encoding BolA family transcriptional regulator → MAMTAADIESAIRAALPDAVIEITDLAGDGDHYAARVVSTSFAGVPRVRQHQMVYNALGGRMGGVLHALQLTTATPV, encoded by the coding sequence ATGGCGATGACCGCCGCCGACATTGAGAGCGCGATTCGCGCAGCTCTCCCCGACGCTGTGATCGAGATCACCGATCTGGCGGGCGACGGCGATCATTATGCCGCGCGGGTGGTGTCGACTTCGTTTGCCGGCGTGCCCCGCGTCCGGCAGCACCAGATGGTTTATAATGCGTTGGGTGGACGGATGGGCGGCGTGCTGCACGCACTGCAGCTGACCACCGCAACGCCGGTTTAG
- the grxD gene encoding Grx4 family monothiol glutaredoxin — protein sequence MVDDQAQARIGALVGSNDVVLFMKGTPIFPQCGFSSTAVQILEELNVAFEGVDVLRDPAVRAGVKVFSDWPTVPQLYVKGEFVGGSDIMMEMYRSGELETLMTEKGVAKAA from the coding sequence ATGGTAGACGACCAGGCCCAGGCGCGGATCGGCGCGCTTGTCGGATCGAACGACGTGGTGCTGTTCATGAAGGGTACGCCGATCTTCCCCCAGTGCGGCTTTTCGTCGACCGCGGTCCAGATCCTCGAGGAGCTGAACGTCGCTTTCGAAGGCGTCGATGTGCTGCGCGATCCGGCCGTCCGCGCCGGCGTGAAGGTTTTCTCGGACTGGCCGACCGTGCCCCAGCTTTACGTCAAGGGCGAGTTCGTCGGCGGCTCCGACATCATGATGGAAATGTACCGCTCGGGTGAGCTCGAGACCCTGATGACCGAGAAGGGCGTGGCCAAGGCCGCCTGA
- the hemF gene encoding oxygen-dependent coproporphyrinogen oxidase, with amino-acid sequence MTEFDAQQLRAQAWFQSLRDQICAAFETLEDEGDGLAPAGRFAQSAWERPDPSGVPGGGGVMSVMKGRVFEKVGVNTSTVHGTFSPEFAKAIPGATEDPRFFATGISLVAHMANPHVPAVHMNTRFLVTTKRWFGGGADLNPALPVEADTRDFKAAFEATCDAHGSDYWARFSKWCDEYFWVPHRNKHRGVGGIFYDYLGDDWEADFAFTQDVGRTLLAKFPEIVRRHMHAPFTEAERDAQLRYRGLYAEFNLVYDRGTTFGLKTGGNTEAILMSLPPLAKWD; translated from the coding sequence ATGACCGAATTCGATGCACAACAGTTACGCGCCCAGGCATGGTTCCAGTCGCTGCGCGACCAGATCTGCGCGGCCTTCGAGACGCTCGAGGACGAGGGCGACGGCCTCGCACCGGCCGGGCGATTCGCGCAGAGCGCCTGGGAGCGGCCCGATCCGAGCGGTGTTCCGGGCGGCGGCGGCGTCATGTCGGTGATGAAGGGCCGCGTGTTCGAGAAGGTCGGGGTCAACACCTCGACCGTCCACGGCACTTTCTCGCCCGAGTTCGCCAAGGCGATTCCCGGCGCGACCGAGGACCCGCGATTCTTTGCCACGGGGATCAGCCTGGTCGCGCACATGGCCAATCCGCACGTCCCGGCGGTCCACATGAACACGCGCTTCCTGGTGACCACCAAGCGCTGGTTCGGGGGCGGCGCCGACCTCAACCCTGCGCTCCCGGTCGAGGCCGATACGCGCGACTTCAAGGCGGCGTTCGAGGCGACCTGCGATGCCCACGGCAGCGACTATTGGGCGCGATTCTCGAAATGGTGCGACGAGTATTTCTGGGTCCCGCATCGGAACAAGCACCGCGGAGTCGGCGGAATTTTCTACGACTATCTCGGCGACGACTGGGAGGCCGACTTCGCTTTCACCCAGGACGTGGGTCGGACATTGTTGGCGAAGTTCCCGGAGATCGTCCGGCGGCACATGCATGCGCCGTTCACCGAAGCCGAACGCGACGCCCAGCTGCGCTATCGGGGCCTCTATGCGGAATTCAACCTCGTCTACGACCGCGGCACGACCTTCGGGCTGAAGACCGGCGGCAATACCGAGGCGATCCTGATGAGCCTGCCGCCGCTGGCGAAGTGGGATTAG
- the petA gene encoding ubiquinol-cytochrome c reductase iron-sulfur subunit — protein MATQPHDDNLTDTGERRRDFIYIATGAFAAAGAAAVAWPLVNQMNPSADVLALAQIDVDISSIVPGQAIKVSWRGKPVFVRNLTPKEIAEANAVNISTLRDPQTLAQRTKAGHNNWLITLGVCTHLGCVPLGAGEGENRGDFGGYFCPCHGSTYDTAARIRKGPAPKNLEVPDYAFKTPTQVTIG, from the coding sequence ATGGCCACCCAGCCGCACGACGACAATCTGACGGATACCGGCGAGCGTCGCCGCGACTTCATCTATATCGCGACGGGAGCCTTCGCGGCTGCCGGCGCGGCCGCCGTGGCGTGGCCGCTGGTCAACCAGATGAACCCTTCCGCCGACGTTCTCGCACTGGCCCAGATCGACGTCGACATCTCGTCGATCGTCCCCGGCCAGGCGATCAAGGTTAGCTGGCGCGGCAAGCCGGTGTTCGTGCGCAACCTGACGCCGAAGGAAATCGCCGAGGCGAACGCGGTGAATATCAGCACCCTGCGCGACCCGCAGACGCTGGCGCAGCGCACCAAGGCGGGCCACAACAACTGGCTGATCACGCTGGGCGTCTGCACCCACCTCGGCTGCGTGCCGCTGGGCGCCGGCGAAGGCGAGAACCGCGGTGATTTCGGCGGGTATTTCTGCCCGTGCCACGGCTCGACCTACGACACTGCAGCGCGTATCCGCAAAGGCCCGGCACCGAAGAACCTCGAAGTGCCGGACTACGCCTTCAAGACCCCCACCCAAGTCACCATCGGTTGA
- a CDS encoding cytochrome b/b6, with product MSFPWARHYEPTTAFGKYVDSRLPLPRLVYDSVGAGYPVPKNLNYFYNFGVLAGVALVLQIITGIVLAMHYAANTQVAFDSVEHIMRDVNGGWMMRYMHATGASFFFVAVYIHIFRGLFYGSYKPPREVLWLLGLVIFLLMMATAFMGYVLVWGQMSFWGATVITNLFSAIPLVGDVIHTWLLGGFSPDNATLNRFFSLHYLLPFVILGVVILHVWALHIPGSNNPTGIDVKGPQDTVPFHPYYTAKDFFGLCVYLTLFAAVVFFAPNALGEADNYIPANPLSTPAHIVPEWYFWPFYAILRAFTVDFAFVPAKLWGVLAMFSAILLLFFLPWLDTSPVKSNNYRPMAKIAFWIFVVDVIILGVCGGKPAEEPWVRLSQFASAYYFAHFLIILPIISRIETPLPLPNSISEAVLKHHTNLGAPAAQQLPGAGIAELPPTGHAQPAE from the coding sequence ATGAGCTTCCCCTGGGCACGCCACTACGAGCCGACCACCGCCTTCGGCAAATACGTCGACAGCCGCCTGCCGCTGCCGCGCCTCGTCTATGACAGCGTCGGCGCGGGCTATCCGGTGCCGAAGAACCTGAATTATTTCTATAACTTCGGCGTTCTCGCCGGGGTCGCGCTGGTGCTGCAGATCATCACCGGCATCGTGCTGGCGATGCATTACGCCGCCAACACCCAGGTCGCTTTCGACAGCGTCGAGCACATCATGCGCGACGTCAACGGCGGCTGGATGATGCGCTACATGCACGCCACCGGCGCCAGTTTCTTCTTCGTCGCGGTCTACATCCACATCTTCCGTGGCCTGTTCTATGGCTCGTACAAGCCGCCGCGCGAGGTGCTGTGGCTGCTCGGCCTCGTCATCTTCCTGTTGATGATGGCGACCGCGTTCATGGGTTATGTGCTGGTCTGGGGGCAGATGAGCTTCTGGGGCGCGACCGTTATCACCAACCTGTTCTCGGCGATCCCGCTGGTCGGTGACGTCATCCACACCTGGCTGCTGGGTGGCTTTTCGCCGGATAACGCGACCCTGAACCGCTTCTTCTCGCTGCACTATCTGCTGCCGTTCGTCATCCTCGGGGTCGTCATCCTGCACGTCTGGGCTCTGCACATCCCGGGCTCGAACAACCCGACCGGCATCGACGTCAAGGGTCCGCAGGACACCGTGCCGTTTCACCCTTATTATACCGCCAAGGACTTCTTCGGCCTGTGCGTCTACCTGACGCTGTTCGCTGCGGTGGTGTTCTTCGCCCCGAACGCGCTCGGCGAGGCCGACAACTACATCCCGGCCAACCCGCTCTCGACCCCGGCGCACATCGTCCCGGAATGGTATTTCTGGCCATTCTACGCGATCCTCCGCGCCTTCACCGTCGACTTCGCTTTCGTGCCCGCCAAGCTGTGGGGCGTGCTGGCGATGTTCTCGGCCATCCTGCTGCTGTTCTTCCTGCCGTGGCTCGACACATCGCCGGTCAAGTCGAACAACTACCGGCCGATGGCCAAGATCGCCTTCTGGATCTTCGTCGTCGACGTCATCATCCTGGGCGTCTGCGGTGGCAAGCCTGCGGAGGAGCCGTGGGTGCGCCTCAGCCAGTTCGCGTCAGCCTATTACTTCGCGCACTTCCTCATCATCCTGCCGATCATCAGCCGGATCGAGACGCCGCTGCCGCTCCCGAATTCGATCTCGGAAGCCGTGCTCAAGCATCACACCAATCTCGGCGCGCCAGCGGCTCAGCAGCTGCCCGGTGCCGGGATCGCCGAGCTGCCGCCCACCGGCCACGCGCAGCCGGCCGAATAA